In the Telopea speciosissima isolate NSW1024214 ecotype Mountain lineage chromosome 2, Tspe_v1, whole genome shotgun sequence genome, one interval contains:
- the LOC122650678 gene encoding uncharacterized protein LOC122650678, whose translation MKCSEVKCNEVKCSGLKLVTVTFSGSMVTGVSSPVTHDPALPVAGQGGGARSGGVQSWAGLFRGGKVKEDAGDIPYYEPAVVNGKKVAQCMAEELVEESDRWEAALVGYVFGPRPSFTAMQKFVQDRWKHVGAVEVFGLENGMFVFDFQGCDLSRQILDEGPWTLGLRPLILCPWSPDVSLSRKVETELPLWVRFYGLNLQYWGDRTLGRIASVLGRPICADKRTVRHERLSFARVCVSIQASDGLPTTIYIAQDDGTLVEQAVQYDWIPPLCSTCKVYGHVDASCPISAIAKEQAGGVEVHDSSIVDDGWVRQNSHRRRGKRQVQIPPSAVAGSASPVTGAGVGDLTVRKPMEVKTPRGVAVRGGLVDNISKEVIGGKARHPQL comes from the coding sequence ATGAAGTGCAGCGAAGTGAAGTGCAACGAAGTGAAGTGCAGTGGTTTAAAGTTAGTTACAGTGACGTTTTCTGGATCTATGGTCACCGGTGTTTCATCTCCGGTGACCCACGACCCAGCATTGCCTGTCGCTGGACAAGGTGGTGGTGCCCGAAGTGGTGGCGTGCAGTCGTGGGCTGGCTTGTTTCGAGGGGGTAAGGTGAAGGAGGATGCTGGTGACATCCCTTACTATGAACCTGCGGTAGTTAATGGTAAGAAGGTGGCGCAATGCATGGCTGAGGAATTGGTTGAGGAGAGTGATAGGTGGGAAGCGGCCTTAGTAGGTTATGTGTTTGGGCCGAGGCCATCGTTCACAGCCATGCAAAAGTTTGTGCAAGATAGGTGGAAACATGTGGGTGCTGTGGAAGTTTTTGGGCTGGAGAATGGGATGTTTGTGTTTGATTTTCAGGGGTGTGATCTGAGTAGGCAGATCCTGGATGAGGGACCTTGGACACTGGGTTTGCGACCACTAATCCTTTGTCCATGGAGTCCTGATGTCTCACTATCAAGGAAGGTGGAAACCGAGTTGCCTCTTTGGGTGAGGTTTTATGGACTCAATTTGCAGTATTGGGGAGATCGAACTCTTGGTCGCATTGCAAGTGTTCTGGGCAGGCCTATTTGTGCAGACAAACGAACAGTGCGTCATGAGCGATTATCATTTGCGCGTGTTTGTGTCTCCATCCAAGCCTCGGATGGGCTGCCTACAACAATTTATATTGCTCAGGACGATGGAACCTTGGTGGAACAGGCGGTGCAGTATGACTGGATCCCTCCGTTATGCAGTACTTGCAAGGTGTATGGGCATGTTGATGCTTCGTGTCCTATTTCGGCTATTGCGAAGGAGCAAGCAGGGGGTGTTGAAGTTCATGACTCATCAATAGTTGATGATGGTTGGGTGCGCCAAAATAGTCATCGCCGGAGAGGTAAGCGACAGGTGCAGATCCCACCTTCAGCGGTTGCTGGTTCTGCGTCGCCGGTGACTGGTGCCGGAGTGGGAGATCTTACGGTTAGGAAGCCAATGGAGGTAAAAACGCCACGTGGCGTTGCAGTACGTGGCGGTTTAGTGGATAATATTTCAAAAGAGGTGATTGGGGGGAAGGCAAGGCATCCTCAGTTATAA